The Nonlabens sp. Hel1_33_55 genome contains the following window.
ATCTCCACCGCGAGTGAACTTATCTCCACTGATAACACCTAAAGGATTAGCTTCTATTATATATTTTCTAGAACCAACATCAGTAACCTCAATAGAGAAGTTTTCAATAATGGCAATTAATACAGAATTCTCATTATCAGAAATTCTTACATAAGACCCTACCTTAAGTGCTTCTCCTGCGATTTTAAAACTTTCTAAATCATCAACTGATATTCTTACCTTGTCTGGGTAAACTGAAATTACTTCCGCATTCAATTTATTTTCTTCTTCGCTGTTGATCATATGATTTTCTTTATCTCATTTATATTGTGTAGTTGTACTTTAATATGTTTTAGATTTTCTGAGTCATTATCATAAAACGGAATATCTGTGTAAAACTGAAAAATTTGCTTTGTCACAGCAGACCTGTATAATATAGAATCTAGATGATTTAACTCATTGATAATTTTGATTTGAATTTTGTTGTTATGATCTGGACGAATCATAATGTTGTCTACACTAAAATCAGAACCTAGAAAGGGATGGCCGTCGCTAAACATAACACCTTCACGATAAAATTCCTTTTTTAATTCTATTACTTCTGTTTCAGAAACTCCCGAAATGTAAATGTAAGGGCAAAAGGGTTTTTGTTCTCTTTTTGATAATTTACTCCAGTTTTTTGAAATAAGTTGAATTATTTCTTTCAGTTCGCTTCTGGTGTAGGTCGATGAGTCACATCCAATCAAGAAAAATCGGTCGTATGGATCAATGTTAAAGTCAGTAAAGTGTTCTGCTTTTAGCTTTTTCAGAAATTTTGATCGACCTAAATAGCCTGCGTACCAGATGTTAAATAAATCTTCCTTTTTGTTTATGACTTCGATGAAGTCTTTACGCGTAATTTCTCTTGATGATACATCTTGCATCACAGATAAGTCCTTTACCAGCCGAAGGGAATTGTTGTAGAAATAATCTTTTGCCTCATCAAGAGTACAGTTGAATTCATTTTGTAAAAGAGTTATTAATTTTTCTATCTGATCATTATAGGATAGTGCATTATTATCAATACTTAAAAAACCAATGAAGTTTTCAAGATCCGTATCTGTTAAAGCTAGATTCTTATGAAATTCAATTTTCTTATCTTCTTTTTTGAAAGTCAAGAAATTCTTTTTTAAATACTTTATTGTAAGCGGAAGTTTTAATTTTTCTTGCCCACCATTGTAGTGACCGTAGAGATGATATCTAACATTTTTAGCTTTCGTAATTTTTAGTTCATTGAAATGATTCAACATCTGTCTTAAGGGATGCGCTATTACTGAATGATTGTATTCGGTTTTAGCATAATACTTGCACTGAACAGCCGTAGCCTCAGTTGCCGTATGCAAATCAATATCTTCAATGTTTTCAATGACCACACTATCATTAGAATTTTTAGATTCTAATAGTTTTAAAATTGTCAAATCAAACTGATAATAATATCCTTTAATGGTATCTACTGCACTTCTATTCATTTAGGTCTATTTAAAACGCTCGGTCATTACTAATCCTCTCGCTGCACACTCATATATCCCTTCGGAAGATTTTGCTTGAGCAATTAAACTACGTAACACATTAAGGCGTTCCTGTTCATCATAAGGCGGATCTTGATTTAAGAATATCTCACAAGCTTTTTCCATTCGCTCTTTTAGCCCGTCCAAAAGCTTACTGTAATTCTCATTTTTATTTTCTAACCTAACGAGGTTTTGAAACTCTGCCTTACTTGGCCTTCTGATTCTTCTATCTAAACGATGAGCTCTATTCATAAAGCTCTCATATTTCATTGATTTTATTTCTGTAGTGCTCATATTTTCTGTTTTCAACTTCCTTCCACAATCCTAATCTCATCCTCACTCAACCCATACAATTCATACACCATAGCATCTATTTGTTGCTCGATGGTATTTATTTGTAATTGTAAGTCTTGTGCTTTTTTCTTGTTTTGCTCAAAGAGATCGAGCCATTCAAACGCATCTGTTTTAGTAAGTGTGGCAATAGCTGGTAGACCATCTTTATCGCGCTGCTTGTTAGTTGCTTTAATGGCTTTATTCAACTCTTTGATAAAGTCGCCAAAATCTAAATCTTGCCAGTTTTCTAGTTTGCGAGAAACCTTTAAGAGAGAATAATTTGATTCAAAGTATTTTTTAAAAGTCCCTTTTATTTTTTTGAAGCTTAGAATACTCTCCTTTAAGTCAATAGATTTAATATCGAATACTTTCTGATTGTCTTGCGATGTGTTAGGAATTGGAAATTCTTTCACATAAATATTAAAGTATCTAAAGGTGCCAACTCCGCTGGTGTTTGCAATTTGATGAAGATAGAACTTCATCGCTTTTGAATTTAGAATTGCAAGTAAATAACCAGATAAGATACCATCTGGTGGTAGTAAAAAATAGGCGCTATTTAATAAATAAATTTCCTCAGAGCAAAGACTAAATCTACCACTATCTGTTAGTTCTATCCATACTATTTTTTCTTCTTTGAAGTCTTCAAAAAAAGAACACGCTCTTAAATTTGTCCAATGCTGACCTTTTGCGCCCCTAGCTTTAAATTTTTCGCCAAAACTTTCTAAATGCTCATAAACTGCCGGATAATCCTTTGGAATATCAATACCGTTTTTGCTAAGTAAAATATATTGATTTGGTAATTCATAATGATACCTATGGATATCGCGTCCTCTCAAAATAGGTTGAATTAACTCCGCACTGCCATAATGTTTATTTATTAACTCGTTCTTCTTATCCTCATCAATTAGAAATGCTTGATTAGAACCAGTAGCAATACCAAGTCTAATTTTCGTTTGTAAATCCTCTAATGTTGGATGATTACCTTTTAACTTTTGGGTAATCTTTAAATATTCTGGCCTTATTAGTGTCCAAGAAAGAGAGTCTAAATCTTCTTGGTTATAATCATATTGATTTTCTGAAACGAATTGTAAAAAATCAGTTTTAATATCATATTTGGCATTAACAATAATAGCTTTTTGGGACTTGTCAGATGATTTTGTAAATACAAGGATCACTGAGTTTACTACTGCATCTGAAAATATCTGGGCATCTTCAATATTGATTAATTGAGTGATATTTCCATTAGAGATTAAATATTTTCTCAAAGGGTTTCCGTAATCTGCTTTCAAGAAAGAATTAGAAGTTATGTAAGATAATTTTCCATTTTCTTTAATTATTTCTACTCCAAGTTCGTAGAAGTAACAAAACAAATCTGCAAAGGATTGATAACTAGAATAATGCTTTTTTAAGTATTTAGGGTGATCAACTCTATCGTGACTAACATAAGGCGGATTCCCAATCACAACATCAAAACCTCCATTTTCAAACACTTTCGCGAAAGCGGTCTCCCAATGAAAGGCTTTATCTCCAGCAATACTCTTGCTATCTATCAAGCTGTTACCACATTTTATATTACTACTCAGATCGTTTAACTTTCTACGTGGTTGTGCGGTGCGCAGCCATAGTGAGAGTTTTGCAATCTCCACAGACTCCTCATTGAGATCTACACCGTAAATGTTATTCTCCAGTATCGTGTTTTCTATATCTGGAAATTGTAAGCCACCACCCAAAATTTTGGTCTTGAGCTCGTCTATGTATTGATGCTCCTTAATCAAAAAATCCAGCGCCTGATTTAAGAAAGCGCCAGACCCACAGGCAGGATCGCAAATGGTAATCTGTAAGAGCCAGTCGCGATAGTCATCCAGAATGGTTACGAGTTTCTGTATGGTTTTATCGTTACGCTTATTTCTTCCTGTACCACGACCTTTAAAATATTCTTCTTCCTGGAAACCGAGTGCCGCCTTTTTCTCATCACATAGTTTGCCTACCGTGTTTTCTACTATGTATTTGGTAATGTATTTAGGTGTGTAAAAAACACCATCTTTCTTGCGCTTGCTTTTTTGCTTATCAAAGTCGCCGCCTTCTATTTCGGCATTAATACTTTCTATCTCGTTTAGTGAGTTTTCAAAAATATGCCCAAGAATATTGACATCTACTTGACTTTCAAAATCGTAGGTCGCTAGTTTCTTAGTATGCTTGTAGAGCAGTTCATCATCTATTAAAACACGATCTAGAATAGAATCTGGTTTAAATAGACCACCATTGTAGGCAAAGATCTCTTTATTCTCTGCATCGCCCTTGCGACCTTTATCTAGATAGTTGAAATGCTTTTTAAATCGATCGTACAATGGCTCATCTACATCTAACTTGCGTATGGTATCCCATTCGGAAAGACGTTTTAAAGTATAGTTGGGTTGTAACAGCCCACGATCTTCAGCAAAAAAGATGAACAGAAAACGATCAATCAGTTTCTGCGACTTTTTAAAGAGCGTGAGTTTTACATTTTTCTCTAGTCGCTCTAAGTCATTCTGGTGGTTTTCATCATCAGGAATACTGCTGTCATTTTGTAAAGCAACTTTTAGAACCTTCCCGTTTTTCTTGACCAGATCGCGGTACAGTTCGCGTTTAAAGAGCGAGTAATCTTTATAAAAATCTTTAGTAATTTGCTCTTCTACAATAAGCGAATCCTGCTTTATTTTAAGAGGTATC
Protein-coding sequences here:
- a CDS encoding DUF4297 family anti-phage-associated protein, encoding MNRSAVDTIKGYYYQFDLTILKLLESKNSNDSVVIENIEDIDLHTATEATAVQCKYYAKTEYNHSVIAHPLRQMLNHFNELKITKAKNVRYHLYGHYNGGQEKLKLPLTIKYLKKNFLTFKKEDKKIEFHKNLALTDTDLENFIGFLSIDNNALSYNDQIEKLITLLQNEFNCTLDEAKDYFYNNSLRLVKDLSVMQDVSSREITRKDFIEVINKKEDLFNIWYAGYLGRSKFLKKLKAEHFTDFNIDPYDRFFLIGCDSSTYTRSELKEIIQLISKNWSKLSKREQKPFCPYIYISGVSETEVIELKKEFYREGVMFSDGHPFLGSDFSVDNIMIRPDHNNKIQIKIINELNHLDSILYRSAVTKQIFQFYTDIPFYDNDSENLKHIKVQLHNINEIKKII
- a CDS encoding Eco57I restriction-modification methylase domain-containing protein, which gives rise to MALFQTSVLKKYLTQQDANILSKAYRKYAKYFLNPEIQENIRTSNEEQFQATFLTELFVNVLDYTINPSPKYNLTTEYKNEKNNRKADGAILNDGATVAVVELKGINTRDLESIRKQAFDYKVNHKGCRFVITSNFEKLRLYIDDATEQVAFDLFQLTEADFSLLYLCLHKDNLLKTIPLKIKQDSLIVEEQITKDFYKDYSLFKRELYRDLVKKNGKVLKVALQNDSSIPDDENHQNDLERLEKNVKLTLFKKSQKLIDRFLFIFFAEDRGLLQPNYTLKRLSEWDTIRKLDVDEPLYDRFKKHFNYLDKGRKGDAENKEIFAYNGGLFKPDSILDRVLIDDELLYKHTKKLATYDFESQVDVNILGHIFENSLNEIESINAEIEGGDFDKQKSKRKKDGVFYTPKYITKYIVENTVGKLCDEKKAALGFQEEEYFKGRGTGRNKRNDKTIQKLVTILDDYRDWLLQITICDPACGSGAFLNQALDFLIKEHQYIDELKTKILGGGLQFPDIENTILENNIYGVDLNEESVEIAKLSLWLRTAQPRRKLNDLSSNIKCGNSLIDSKSIAGDKAFHWETAFAKVFENGGFDVVIGNPPYVSHDRVDHPKYLKKHYSSYQSFADLFCYFYELGVEIIKENGKLSYITSNSFLKADYGNPLRKYLISNGNITQLINIEDAQIFSDAVVNSVILVFTKSSDKSQKAIIVNAKYDIKTDFLQFVSENQYDYNQEDLDSLSWTLIRPEYLKITQKLKGNHPTLEDLQTKIRLGIATGSNQAFLIDEDKKNELINKHYGSAELIQPILRGRDIHRYHYELPNQYILLSKNGIDIPKDYPAVYEHLESFGEKFKARGAKGQHWTNLRACSFFEDFKEEKIVWIELTDSGRFSLCSEEIYLLNSAYFLLPPDGILSGYLLAILNSKAMKFYLHQIANTSGVGTFRYFNIYVKEFPIPNTSQDNQKVFDIKSIDLKESILSFKKIKGTFKKYFESNYSLLKVSRKLENWQDLDFGDFIKELNKAIKATNKQRDKDGLPAIATLTKTDAFEWLDLFEQNKKKAQDLQLQINTIEQQIDAMVYELYGLSEDEIRIVEGS